A region of Nitrospinota bacterium DNA encodes the following proteins:
- the radC gene encoding DNA repair protein RadC has product MEETQAGHRQRLRDKFLKFGLDKFTDDEIVELLLTLATPRKDCKQAARAALKQFGSLAGVLEASIQDLQKIEGIGPNNALGLRLVHAIARKFLRERILRENYLNSFGEVLEYFSHALRGEKRESFHVLFLNSQNAILHEERISAGAPGSVTLAPRQVMEKAIAHAATTLVLAHNHPGGMAEPSAEDIILTREICFTARLMDIWVREHLIICPNGYYSFLKEGLMAKFEAEFEKFHERLMDAGRKEYF; this is encoded by the coding sequence ATGGAAGAGACTCAGGCCGGGCACAGGCAAAGGTTGCGGGACAAGTTCTTGAAATTCGGGCTGGACAAGTTCACCGACGACGAGATTGTGGAGCTTCTGCTTACCCTGGCCACCCCGAGGAAGGACTGCAAACAGGCAGCCCGCGCCGCTTTGAAACAGTTCGGAAGCCTGGCGGGGGTTCTGGAGGCTTCCATACAAGACCTGCAGAAAATAGAAGGCATCGGCCCCAACAACGCCCTGGGTTTAAGGCTGGTGCACGCCATCGCCCGCAAATTCCTCCGGGAGCGTATCCTGCGCGAGAATTATTTAAATTCTTTCGGCGAGGTGCTGGAATATTTCAGCCACGCCTTGCGGGGGGAGAAGCGGGAGTCTTTCCACGTGCTGTTCCTCAACTCCCAGAACGCCATCCTCCACGAGGAGCGCATTTCAGCGGGAGCGCCGGGGAGCGTAACCCTGGCGCCCAGGCAGGTGATGGAAAAAGCCATCGCCCACGCCGCAACAACTTTGGTGCTGGCCCATAACCATCCCGGCGGGATGGCGGAGCCATCGGCGGAAGACATCATCCTCACCCGCGAGATTTGTTTCACCGCCAGGCTGATGGATATTTGGGTGAGGGAGCATCTGATAATCTGCCCCAACGGTTATTACTCTTTTCTCAAGGAAGGGTTGATGGCCAAGTTCGAGGCGGAGTTCGAAAAATTCCACGAACGGCTTATGGACGCGGGCAGGAAAGAATATTTTTAA
- a CDS encoding addiction module protein, which yields MKKITVADVLSMPVSERILFVEDVWDSIAATPETVQLTDAQRTELDKRLEYYHKNPLTGSPWDEVKIRARG from the coding sequence ATGAAAAAAATAACTGTCGCTGATGTTCTTTCCATGCCTGTTTCCGAGCGGATTCTTTTTGTGGAGGATGTGTGGGACAGCATAGCCGCCACTCCTGAAACGGTTCAGCTTACCGATGCGCAACGGACGGAACTGGATAAACGCCTGGAGTACTACCATAAGAATCCATTGACGGGCTCACCTTGGGACGAAGTTAAAATCCGGGCGCGTGGATAA
- a CDS encoding response regulator yields MGQNKVLVADDSVTIQKVFELAFESEGVEILLASDGRAALDMARKHMPSIIIADVNMPEMDGFDLCRFIKKESELTHIPVYLLSSALDDFDDARAAQAGAAGRFEKPFRSEEMVKKVMAAVKEAEAKTHAMAASANTEDTFEDIDVSLENILESVSKHGPAETGYEEDADSGMDEERGPEPVVKILELSAEAISPEDGELEDELAVETVSGDEEETVAGSAGSFARDPSATEPDLSDILELKRPEGAVSPLEAELPADDENLSEEALRMLAAIDEAVKGGGAMEPQVKPERAVEGVSDERLEGAVGRAVAKVLEDWTKSGHLKEIMLQHIHSTMSHALSGEQFERMVDASVRRAVDAMEPRLLETFRKVAEESTLSVAENLVRQTIEQIKSGD; encoded by the coding sequence ATGGGTCAAAACAAAGTCCTGGTGGCCGACGACAGCGTCACCATACAAAAAGTTTTCGAGCTGGCCTTCGAAAGCGAAGGGGTGGAAATCCTCCTGGCTTCCGACGGGCGCGCCGCGCTGGACATGGCCCGCAAACACATGCCCTCCATCATCATCGCCGATGTGAACATGCCGGAGATGGACGGGTTCGACCTGTGCCGTTTTATTAAAAAAGAGAGCGAACTTACGCATATCCCCGTTTATCTGCTTTCCTCCGCTCTGGACGATTTCGACGACGCCCGGGCGGCCCAGGCGGGCGCGGCGGGCCGGTTTGAAAAACCATTCCGCTCCGAGGAGATGGTCAAAAAGGTGATGGCCGCCGTGAAGGAGGCCGAAGCGAAAACCCACGCCATGGCCGCCTCCGCGAATACCGAAGACACCTTTGAGGATATAGACGTATCCCTCGAAAATATCCTCGAATCCGTGAGCAAGCACGGCCCGGCTGAGACGGGGTATGAAGAGGATGCCGACAGTGGCATGGATGAGGAGCGCGGCCCGGAGCCGGTGGTGAAGATACTGGAGCTGTCGGCGGAGGCGATTTCGCCGGAAGACGGGGAACTGGAAGACGAATTGGCGGTGGAGACTGTCTCCGGCGACGAGGAGGAGACCGTAGCCGGTTCCGCCGGATCTTTTGCGCGCGACCCCTCGGCCACGGAGCCGGACCTTTCGGACATCCTGGAGTTAAAACGGCCCGAAGGGGCGGTGTCCCCCCTGGAGGCGGAGCTTCCGGCGGATGATGAAAACCTTTCGGAAGAGGCTTTGCGGATGCTGGCGGCCATAGACGAGGCCGTGAAGGGTGGCGGCGCTATGGAGCCACAGGTTAAGCCGGAACGCGCGGTGGAAGGCGTAAGCGACGAGCGGCTGGAAGGAGCCGTGGGCCGGGCGGTGGCCAAGGTGCTGGAGGACTGGACAAAGTCCGGCCACTTAAAAGAGATAATGCTTCAGCATATACACTCCACTATGTCCCACGCGCTCAGCGGGGAGCAGTTTGAGCGGATGGTGGACGCTTCCGTGCGCCGGGCCGTGGACGCCATGGAGCCCCGGTTGCTGGAGACGTTCCGCAAAGTGGCCGAGGAGAGCACGTTGAGCGTGGCCGAAAACCTTGTCCGCCAGACCATAGAGCAAATAAAGTCTGGAGACTAA
- a CDS encoding thioredoxin domain-containing protein, which yields MGKKSKPSISAPAPEAAGGLLKSIIYIVACLGAGITALTELSHHFPVIMAICGGGSSGCADVANTPYSKVFGVSVAYWGLLSYIVFIGLARYAEKLALPMASFLVGAELYFLWVMASVIQIYCAFCLVQFVNVLLLFALTLAWRLKSGDTFAAPSMWAAPVIILVSFAGFAAPVKFAARPVAVSTGEYLTYEGDKNSPVRVELFSDYQCGYCKKLEPEIDKMRKEHPGILIVYRDFIINSHQLSAVAVSYANGVALTSGPEVFLAARKALFDNQDKLYDHLKARLPDINFTDELKGRINAKVEADRKLAESLGVYQTPTMLIYHKGELAQKVSGYAPYDQFSRFLPR from the coding sequence ATGGGTAAAAAAAGTAAACCGTCAATTAGCGCCCCGGCGCCGGAGGCCGCGGGCGGCCTGTTGAAATCCATTATTTATATCGTGGCCTGCCTGGGGGCGGGGATAACCGCGCTTACGGAGCTTTCACACCATTTCCCCGTGATCATGGCGATATGCGGCGGCGGGTCAAGCGGATGCGCGGACGTGGCCAACACCCCGTATTCGAAGGTATTCGGCGTTTCCGTGGCGTACTGGGGCCTATTATCGTACATCGTCTTTATCGGGTTGGCCCGGTACGCTGAAAAGCTGGCCCTGCCCATGGCTTCGTTCCTTGTGGGGGCGGAGCTTTATTTCCTGTGGGTAATGGCGTCGGTCATCCAGATATACTGCGCCTTCTGTCTGGTGCAGTTCGTGAACGTGCTGTTGCTGTTCGCGCTTACGCTGGCGTGGCGGCTGAAAAGCGGGGACACGTTCGCCGCGCCGTCCATGTGGGCGGCGCCGGTAATTATCCTCGTGTCCTTCGCCGGGTTCGCCGCGCCGGTGAAATTCGCCGCAAGGCCGGTGGCGGTATCCACTGGCGAATATTTAACTTACGAGGGGGACAAAAACTCCCCTGTCCGGGTGGAGTTATTTTCGGATTACCAGTGCGGGTACTGCAAGAAGCTGGAGCCGGAGATAGACAAGATGCGAAAAGAGCATCCGGGCATACTTATTGTGTACCGGGATTTCATAATAAACTCCCACCAGTTGTCGGCGGTGGCGGTGTCTTACGCCAACGGGGTGGCTTTAACCAGCGGGCCGGAAGTGTTTCTGGCGGCGCGCAAGGCGCTGTTCGATAATCAGGACAAGCTGTACGACCATCTTAAGGCGCGCCTGCCGGATATAAATTTCACCGATGAGCTGAAGGGCAGGATAAACGCCAAGGTGGAGGCGGACAGGAAACTGGCCGAGTCGCTGGGGGTCTATCAAACTCCCACCATGCTCATCTACCATAAAGGCGAGTTGGCGCAAAAGGTGAGCGGATACGCCCCTTATGATCAATTCTCCCGGTTCCTGCCCCGGTAA
- a CDS encoding UvrD-helicase domain-containing protein, with protein sequence MSIPVSQDNFTDISHTFTSMAERFSRERLEEELNPPQLEAVDHGNGPLLILAGAGSGKTRAITYRIARLIAGGLSPYRLIALTFTNKAAAEMKERAQSLLGGKRMDIWISTFHSACLRLLRRDAERIGYPADFVVYDAQDQERLMRLCLADIGLDEKKFPARQMGAMISGFKNRLKGAKEAEAELNPRRFEEFLKIFYMYEKRLADSRSMDFDDLLGKAVYLLKSQPDVRERYVSRFSHILVDEFQDTNVAQYELIRLLIGPERNICVVGDDDQSIYQWRGANIANILNFEKDFPEAKVVKLEQNYRSTRTILECANAVVSRNPNRKKKSLWTNNSAGEKVTVYMAADEVDEGWFVARSVRRLMAEKGHGLSDFAVFYRTNSQSRAIEDALRREGLAYQVYGGLKFYERKEVKDILAYFRAALNPYDEVSFNRVVNTPPRGIGATTLERLEAYAREAGMPLALALDEIDHMPEMGRGAKPRLAGFRETLARIRSLAATKTAPDAFAEALQVSGYMDWLAKEETSEAASRMENLNELVNAAEDFAERTEDGSITAFLDQAALVADADTADQSGAVRLMTVHISKGLEFPVVFITGLEEDIFPHARSKDDPSQMEEERRLMYVAMTRARQKLFITYADTRRVFGVSQMNRPSRFVADLPQEMTAGERPSFAFGASRRPAFDGGYRPSAAPERRFPVESVRPSRESWPKPPAQGGLDFESRPTPPAASTVPPGEFAPGMKVRHKSFQVGFVRNVEGKGENSKITVYFPRFGEKKLVLKYANLEAV encoded by the coding sequence ATGAGTATCCCCGTGTCACAGGACAATTTCACCGACATCTCGCACACCTTCACCAGCATGGCCGAGCGGTTTAGCCGGGAGCGCTTGGAGGAAGAGCTTAACCCGCCCCAGCTGGAGGCGGTGGATCACGGCAACGGCCCCCTTCTTATCCTGGCCGGGGCAGGATCCGGGAAGACCAGGGCCATAACCTATCGCATCGCCAGGCTCATAGCCGGGGGGTTAAGCCCGTACAGGCTCATCGCCCTCACTTTCACAAACAAGGCCGCCGCCGAGATGAAAGAGCGCGCCCAGAGCCTGTTGGGCGGCAAGCGGATGGATATATGGATATCCACCTTCCACTCGGCATGCCTGCGTCTGCTCCGGCGCGATGCGGAGCGTATCGGCTATCCGGCGGACTTTGTGGTGTACGACGCGCAGGACCAGGAACGGCTTATGCGGCTGTGCCTGGCGGATATCGGCCTTGATGAAAAGAAGTTCCCGGCCCGGCAGATGGGCGCCATGATATCCGGATTCAAGAACCGGCTGAAAGGCGCCAAAGAGGCCGAGGCGGAGCTGAACCCCCGCAGGTTCGAAGAGTTCCTGAAAATATTCTACATGTATGAAAAACGGCTGGCCGACAGCCGCTCCATGGATTTTGACGACCTGCTGGGCAAGGCCGTTTATCTATTGAAGAGCCAGCCGGATGTAAGGGAACGGTACGTCTCAAGGTTCTCCCACATTCTGGTGGACGAGTTCCAGGACACAAACGTGGCCCAATACGAGCTTATCCGGCTTTTAATAGGCCCGGAGCGGAACATCTGCGTGGTGGGGGATGACGACCAGTCCATCTACCAGTGGCGCGGCGCCAACATCGCCAACATCCTGAACTTCGAGAAAGATTTCCCGGAAGCCAAGGTTGTGAAGCTGGAGCAGAACTACCGCTCCACCCGCACCATACTCGAATGCGCCAACGCCGTGGTGTCACGCAATCCCAACCGGAAGAAGAAAAGTTTGTGGACCAACAACTCCGCCGGGGAGAAGGTCACCGTTTACATGGCGGCCGACGAGGTGGACGAGGGCTGGTTCGTTGCCCGCTCCGTCCGCAGGCTGATGGCTGAAAAAGGGCATGGGCTCAGCGATTTCGCGGTGTTCTACCGCACCAACTCCCAGTCGCGCGCCATAGAAGACGCGCTAAGGCGTGAAGGGCTTGCATACCAGGTTTACGGCGGCCTGAAGTTCTACGAGCGCAAGGAAGTAAAAGACATCCTGGCCTATTTCCGCGCCGCGCTGAATCCTTACGACGAGGTTTCGTTCAACCGGGTGGTGAACACGCCGCCCCGGGGCATCGGCGCCACAACTCTTGAGCGGCTGGAGGCTTATGCCCGGGAAGCGGGTATGCCGCTGGCGCTGGCGCTGGATGAAATAGACCACATGCCGGAGATGGGGCGCGGCGCCAAGCCCAGGCTCGCCGGGTTCCGCGAGACCCTGGCGCGCATCCGGAGCCTTGCGGCCACAAAAACGGCCCCCGACGCTTTTGCCGAGGCCCTGCAGGTGTCAGGCTATATGGACTGGCTGGCCAAAGAGGAAACCAGCGAGGCCGCCTCCCGCATGGAAAACCTTAACGAGCTTGTGAACGCCGCCGAGGATTTCGCCGAACGGACGGAAGACGGCTCCATCACAGCGTTTCTTGACCAGGCGGCGCTGGTGGCCGACGCCGACACGGCGGACCAAAGCGGGGCCGTGCGGCTTATGACCGTGCATATCAGCAAGGGGCTGGAGTTCCCCGTGGTGTTCATCACCGGGCTGGAGGAAGACATTTTCCCCCACGCCAGAAGCAAAGACGACCCTTCCCAGATGGAGGAGGAGCGGCGCCTGATGTACGTCGCCATGACCCGGGCGCGGCAAAAACTGTTTATCACCTACGCGGACACCCGGCGGGTGTTCGGCGTGTCGCAGATGAACCGGCCGTCGCGGTTTGTGGCCGATCTGCCCCAGGAGATGACCGCCGGGGAGCGTCCTTCGTTCGCTTTCGGGGCTTCGCGCCGCCCGGCTTTCGATGGGGGATACAGGCCGTCCGCCGCGCCGGAGCGTCGTTTCCCTGTGGAGTCTGTAAGGCCCTCCCGCGAATCGTGGCCCAAACCCCCGGCTCAAGGAGGGCTGGATTTTGAGAGCCGCCCCACGCCGCCTGCGGCGTCCACCGTTCCGCCGGGAGAGTTTGCGCCGGGAATGAAAGTGCGGCACAAGTCCTTCCAGGTGGGGTTCGTGCGCAACGTTGAGGGGAAAGGGGAGAACAGCAAGATAACCGTTTATTTCCCCAGGTTCGGCGAGAAGAAGCTGGTGTTAAAGTACGCCAACCTGGAAGCGGTGTGA
- a CDS encoding PRC-barrel domain-containing protein, with protein MGLVTASSINFDMAPAYRVMGYYVYDDMDKDITSIRELLVDEATHRPRYVIIEVGGFLSIMGKKILIPWSALAKGGMSRLNVNCSMEQVLAAPSPHTPLSPTQVEEEGIHRHFNVEPYWFEESPDEKPISGSAGEVEKPEAPGGDSAISGLSLEKDAK; from the coding sequence ATGGGCCTTGTAACGGCTTCCTCAATAAATTTCGACATGGCCCCAGCCTATCGGGTCATGGGCTATTACGTCTATGACGACATGGACAAGGACATCACCAGCATCCGTGAGCTGTTGGTGGACGAGGCCACGCACAGGCCCCGGTACGTCATTATCGAGGTGGGCGGGTTCCTGTCCATCATGGGGAAGAAGATACTCATCCCGTGGTCGGCCCTGGCCAAGGGGGGCATGTCCCGGCTGAACGTGAACTGCTCCATGGAGCAGGTTCTGGCGGCCCCGTCCCCCCATACGCCCTTGAGCCCCACCCAGGTGGAGGAAGAGGGCATCCACCGCCATTTCAATGTGGAGCCTTACTGGTTCGAGGAGTCGCCGGACGAAAAGCCCATATCCGGTTCAGCTGGAGAGGTGGAAAAACCGGAGGCCCCCGGAGGGGACAGCGCCATAAGCGGCCTTTCCCTGGAGAAAGACGCCAAGTGA
- a CDS encoding type II toxin-antitoxin system RelE/ParE family toxin: protein MSGSVVFHPSAEEDVRQAYRWYEEQRKGLGEDFLLCIEAAINAIKESPLSFPAIHKNARRILTRRFPYSIFYVASGATITIVAVFHCHRAPILWRNRT from the coding sequence ATGAGCGGCTCCGTTGTTTTTCACCCATCAGCGGAGGAAGATGTCCGGCAGGCCTACCGATGGTATGAAGAGCAAAGAAAAGGATTAGGGGAAGATTTCCTTTTATGTATCGAAGCGGCCATTAACGCTATAAAAGAGAGCCCTCTCAGTTTTCCTGCTATTCATAAAAATGCGCGGCGGATATTAACACGGCGCTTTCCATACTCAATCTTTTATGTAGCAAGCGGCGCCACGATAACAATCGTCGCTGTATTCCACTGCCACCGGGCCCCGATCCTCTGGCGTAACCGAACGTAA
- a CDS encoding endonuclease MutS2, producing MDNFLRCASLLGVDMALDRLKSLAATEGGKALADNLRPSPNRQEAEKLLDETAAMVEIITTSPDFDIEPAGDILAFLSKAGKGHTLVGQELRAFLPLLNATRRVKHIFDRERVVEGHPLYCDLPLIHGVAELIEESIDEDGMVRPDATPEIERLYDSANGLKQTIRNRAETMLRDIKLAPMLQEDYVTLRENRFVLPVRAEHKNHVEGIIHDSSNTGQTFYIEPKALVEMNNRLKEAEMALAAEIARLLMELTSMLAAEAEPIKAAHASITRLDLIFAKARLAKTLACSRPLLQGPVNLRNAANPVMLLESRDVVRNDIGMPEGARTLMISGPNTGGKTVILKTIGAIGLMARMGLFITAEEGSSIPFYNEIFVDIGDAQSIHDSLSTFSAHLVTLKDVLAGAGEGSLVLLDELMVSTDPKEGSALALAALDNLAKSGADVVVTTHFGELKMLAQSQPGYHNASMEFDTLLLKPTYRLVSGVPGASSAIAVAERLGLPSSIVAQAKTYLEGGDERLEKAMEALREEKILMERARREAEKARDEAGRALRDAERIKQELAEARQELAKTAKRKVSADVAAAKSEIWKMVEEVKTKSAEKETARRALVKLDDLAAQAKAAAAPEETIERARLKTGDMVYVVPLERKGEIVAGPEDGKLEVQFGGVRVTARLEDVVGIDKDGKPKTQEAGLAEVYAKKRPPHAGELVEVDLRGMRVEEGLDELGRQLDDAVKNRARAVRIIHGKGSGAMRNAVREYLSTSRYVESFRPGGVEEGGDGVTVIEFKG from the coding sequence ATGGATAATTTCCTTCGTTGCGCCTCCCTGCTGGGGGTGGACATGGCGCTGGACCGGTTAAAATCCCTGGCCGCCACCGAAGGGGGGAAAGCCCTGGCGGACAACCTCCGTCCATCCCCAAACCGCCAGGAGGCCGAAAAACTGCTGGACGAGACCGCCGCCATGGTGGAGATAATCACCACCAGCCCTGATTTCGACATTGAACCGGCTGGGGACATCCTCGCGTTTCTATCCAAAGCGGGCAAGGGGCATACCCTGGTCGGCCAGGAATTAAGGGCGTTCCTGCCACTGCTAAACGCCACCCGCAGGGTGAAACATATTTTCGACCGGGAGCGGGTTGTGGAGGGGCATCCCCTTTATTGCGACCTGCCGCTGATCCATGGGGTGGCCGAGCTTATCGAGGAGTCCATAGACGAGGATGGAATGGTCCGGCCAGACGCCACGCCGGAGATAGAAAGGCTTTACGATTCGGCCAACGGGCTAAAGCAGACCATCCGTAACCGCGCGGAAACCATGCTCCGGGACATTAAGCTGGCTCCCATGTTGCAAGAGGATTACGTTACCCTCCGGGAGAACCGTTTTGTCCTCCCCGTGCGGGCCGAGCATAAAAACCACGTGGAAGGGATAATCCACGACTCTTCCAACACCGGGCAGACTTTTTATATCGAGCCCAAGGCGCTGGTGGAAATGAACAACCGGCTCAAGGAGGCGGAGATGGCGCTGGCCGCCGAAATCGCCCGTCTGCTTATGGAGCTTACCTCCATGCTGGCGGCCGAAGCCGAGCCCATTAAAGCCGCCCATGCCTCCATCACGCGGCTGGACCTTATATTCGCCAAAGCGCGGCTGGCCAAAACGCTGGCCTGTTCCCGGCCGCTCCTGCAAGGCCCGGTAAACCTGCGCAACGCGGCCAATCCCGTAATGCTTCTTGAAAGCCGCGACGTTGTGCGCAACGACATTGGCATGCCCGAAGGCGCCAGGACGCTGATGATATCCGGCCCCAACACTGGCGGCAAAACAGTAATACTCAAGACCATCGGCGCCATTGGCCTTATGGCCAGGATGGGGCTTTTCATAACCGCCGAAGAGGGGTCTTCCATACCCTTCTACAACGAGATATTCGTGGATATCGGCGACGCCCAGTCCATCCACGACAGCCTCTCCACCTTCTCGGCCCATCTTGTGACCCTGAAGGATGTGCTGGCCGGGGCGGGGGAGGGTTCGCTGGTCCTGCTGGACGAATTGATGGTAAGCACCGACCCCAAAGAAGGTTCCGCCCTGGCGCTGGCGGCGCTGGACAACCTGGCGAAAAGCGGGGCCGATGTGGTGGTGACCACCCATTTCGGCGAGCTTAAGATGCTGGCCCAGTCCCAGCCGGGCTACCACAACGCGTCCATGGAGTTCGACACGCTTCTGCTAAAGCCCACATACCGGCTGGTGAGCGGGGTGCCCGGCGCCAGTTCCGCCATAGCCGTGGCCGAACGGCTAGGGTTGCCGTCTTCCATAGTGGCCCAGGCCAAGACTTATCTTGAGGGTGGCGACGAACGGCTTGAAAAGGCCATGGAGGCTTTGCGGGAAGAGAAAATCCTCATGGAACGCGCCCGGCGGGAGGCGGAAAAGGCCCGGGACGAGGCGGGACGCGCATTAAGAGATGCCGAGCGGATAAAACAGGAATTGGCGGAGGCTCGGCAGGAGCTGGCCAAGACCGCCAAACGAAAAGTGTCGGCAGACGTGGCCGCGGCCAAAAGCGAGATATGGAAAATGGTGGAGGAAGTGAAGACCAAATCCGCCGAGAAAGAAACCGCCCGCCGGGCTCTGGTCAAGCTGGATGATTTGGCCGCCCAGGCCAAAGCCGCCGCCGCGCCCGAGGAAACGATAGAGCGCGCCCGGCTGAAAACCGGCGACATGGTTTACGTCGTCCCGCTGGAGCGCAAGGGGGAGATAGTGGCGGGGCCGGAGGATGGCAAACTGGAGGTGCAGTTCGGCGGGGTGCGCGTTACCGCCCGGCTTGAGGACGTGGTGGGGATAGACAAAGACGGAAAACCCAAAACACAGGAAGCAGGGCTGGCCGAAGTGTACGCCAAAAAACGCCCGCCACATGCCGGTGAGCTTGTGGAGGTGGACTTGCGCGGCATGCGTGTGGAGGAAGGGCTGGACGAACTGGGGCGGCAGTTGGATGACGCCGTTAAAAACCGGGCCAGGGCCGTGCGCATTATCCACGGCAAGGGGAGCGGGGCCATGCGCAATGCTGTTAGGGAATACCTTTCAACCTCCAGGTATGTGGAAAGCTTCCGGCCCGGCGGCGTGGAAGAAGGGGGCGACGGGGTTACGGTTATCGAATTTAAAGGGTGA
- a CDS encoding UbiA family prenyltransferase: MPFAVMSAFMAAGGFPSWALLGWIGLAMVFARSAAMAFNRLVDEPFDRENPRTQNRALPAGKADKLHYVAFILVSGMAFIMVCGEINMLALKLSPAALFIVFFYSYTKRLTAYSHFFLGAALSLAPIGAWVAVREEIVTPPILLGLAVIFWLAGLDTIYSLQDMEFDKGRGLKSIPQRFGVGRALSMAAVFHGIMVALLLTLAAVTDLSWIYVTGVALTAGLLMYEHSLVKPEDLTKVNVAFFNVNGIISVGLMIFTIADVLA; this comes from the coding sequence ATGCCTTTCGCCGTCATGAGCGCTTTTATGGCGGCCGGGGGTTTCCCCTCATGGGCGCTGTTGGGCTGGATTGGGCTTGCCATGGTGTTCGCCCGGTCGGCGGCCATGGCGTTCAACCGGCTGGTGGACGAGCCTTTCGACCGGGAAAACCCCCGGACGCAAAACCGGGCCCTGCCCGCCGGAAAAGCGGACAAACTGCATTATGTGGCTTTCATCCTCGTTTCGGGCATGGCTTTCATCATGGTGTGCGGGGAGATAAACATGCTGGCCTTGAAACTGTCCCCGGCGGCGCTGTTTATCGTGTTCTTCTACTCTTACACCAAACGGCTCACGGCATACTCCCATTTCTTCCTGGGCGCGGCCCTGTCGCTGGCGCCAATCGGCGCGTGGGTGGCCGTGCGGGAGGAGATTGTTACGCCGCCCATACTGTTGGGGCTGGCGGTGATTTTCTGGCTGGCGGGGCTGGACACCATTTATTCGTTGCAGGACATGGAGTTCGATAAGGGCCGGGGCCTCAAATCCATCCCACAGCGGTTCGGGGTTGGCCGGGCGTTGTCCATGGCGGCGGTGTTCCACGGGATTATGGTGGCCCTGCTTCTGACCCTGGCGGCGGTGACGGACCTTTCGTGGATTTACGTCACCGGCGTGGCGCTCACCGCCGGGCTGTTAATGTACGAGCATTCGCTTGTGAAACCGGAGGACCTGACAAAGGTGAACGTGGCCTTCTTCAACGTCAACGGCATAATAAGCGTGGGGCTGATGATATTCACCATCGCCGACGTTCTGGCGTAA